The Sulfurimonas lithotrophica genome includes a region encoding these proteins:
- a CDS encoding AraC family transcriptional regulator, which translates to MNKNILQKNIKIANSIMYYIYTHIDVNIDLDELSRDLQISKFHMHKVFKNIFEKNIYESIKSIRLQKAASLLLTNKYSTISEVAKLCGYSSHSSFIKAFRGKFDVSPKEWRKGAYKKYSNSILKASNISTKTSIDFTNITATIVDMPQMKSYYIRNSGYINNVKETWQKLYTLVLNNKVKKYKMVALLHDNPTITELDNCQYIACIITDEKEEVFTQRLPKFKISDGVYAKFDLQGYGEDILRFIHWVYHDWLVDSEYETTTKPSFIVYHKNNYLNEENLFDISYYLSIKF; encoded by the coding sequence ATGAATAAAAATATACTGCAAAAAAATATTAAAATAGCAAACTCTATTATGTATTATATTTACACCCATATAGATGTAAATATAGACTTGGATGAGCTTAGCAGGGATTTACAAATCAGCAAATTTCATATGCATAAGGTTTTTAAAAATATATTTGAAAAGAATATTTACGAGAGTATAAAATCTATCCGTTTACAAAAAGCGGCAAGTCTGCTTCTTACAAATAAATACTCTACAATATCCGAAGTTGCAAAATTATGCGGTTACAGCTCACACTCCTCTTTTATAAAAGCTTTTAGAGGTAAGTTTGACGTCTCTCCAAAAGAATGGAGAAAGGGTGCTTATAAAAAATACTCAAATTCAATCTTAAAAGCTTCAAATATATCTACAAAGACAAGTATTGATTTTACAAACATTACAGCTACTATAGTTGATATGCCGCAGATGAAAAGCTATTACATCAGAAACAGCGGATATATAAACAATGTAAAAGAGACTTGGCAAAAACTCTACACTTTGGTTTTAAACAACAAAGTAAAAAAATACAAAATGGTAGCACTCCTACATGACAACCCAACCATAACCGAGTTGGATAACTGTCAATATATCGCCTGCATCATAACGGATGAGAAAGAGGAAGTTTTTACACAAAGACTTCCTAAGTTTAAAATATCCGACGGAGTATATGCAAAATTTGATTTGCAGGGATACGGTGAAGATATACTAAGATTTATCCACTGGGTTTATCACGACTGGCTTGTTGACAGCGAGTATGAGACAACGACTAAACCTTCATTTATCGTTTATCATAAGAATAACTATCTAAATGAAGAAAACCTTTTTGATATAAGTTACTATCTATCAATTAAATTTTGA
- a CDS encoding tetratricopeptide repeat protein, producing the protein MKILFKLFVFHFLFFSFLYGASNDTNISKVLNKPLMERYIFDELKELRTNHLKLKEELTKQITSSELSISDRALRYTTDTVNNVFYIIAVVSSLLLIIGLKSFKDLKESSELIVETKIAELTKNYESRLSDIERKAKQRFELITKTQEEVEKSQKINSLWKRVEIEDDLQEKLNLYDEILKITPQDVETLVYKADILLDLDETRWALSLCNQAIKLDDSYALSHWQRACANAKLGNVESSLEDIKEALELNPRLHDELYNEESFKVLHKNKVFKELLK; encoded by the coding sequence ATGAAAATTTTATTTAAGCTATTTGTATTTCATTTTTTATTTTTTAGCTTTCTTTATGGAGCAAGTAATGATACAAATATAAGTAAAGTGTTAAATAAACCTTTGATGGAAAGGTATATTTTTGATGAATTAAAAGAACTTAGAACAAATCATCTTAAACTAAAAGAAGAACTTACAAAACAAATAACTTCAAGTGAACTTAGTATAAGTGACAGGGCATTGAGATATACTACAGATACTGTAAACAACGTATTTTATATTATTGCGGTAGTGAGTTCTTTGCTTTTGATTATAGGTTTAAAATCATTCAAAGATTTAAAAGAGAGTAGTGAGTTAATAGTTGAGACAAAAATAGCCGAACTTACAAAAAACTATGAAAGCAGGCTTTCAGATATAGAAAGAAAAGCCAAACAAAGATTTGAATTAATAACAAAAACTCAAGAAGAGGTTGAAAAATCACAAAAAATTAATTCTCTTTGGAAAAGGGTAGAGATAGAAGATGACTTACAAGAAAAACTAAATTTATATGATGAGATTTTAAAAATAACGCCTCAGGACGTTGAAACTCTGGTTTATAAAGCAGATATACTTTTAGACCTTGATGAAACAAGGTGGGCATTGTCACTATGTAATCAAGCTATAAAGTTGGATGACAGTTATGCATTGTCACACTGGCAAAGGGCATGTGCAAATGCTAAACTTGGAAATGTAGAATCTTCATTAGAAGATATTAAAGAAGCATTGGAGTTAAACCCTAGATTACATGATGAGTTATATAACGAAGAATCTTTTAAAGTTTTACATAAAAATAAAGTCTTTAAAGAACTTTTGAAATAA